In Dehalococcoidales bacterium, a genomic segment contains:
- a CDS encoding MBL fold metallo-hydrolase yields the protein MKIKFLGAHNTQTRDIRPAGLVIDGILALDAGGLASGLTLEEQLALKAVLITHQHYDHIKDLPLLGMNHLLNRSSFDVYCLPETGDIISRYLMDGTLYSRFLEKGQREKAVIELNTIEPDKVRQIEGYSVTPITVPHGVPAVGYLVSAASGQSFFYTGDSGPGLANKLKDYSFDLLITEVTASDEYIETCRKRGHLCPSLLREELITYTKLRSSIPKVMTVHMNIFQEEQIRNELKKVSEELGVLIEPACEDMIAEI from the coding sequence GTGAAAATAAAATTTTTGGGCGCACACAATACACAAACCAGAGATATCAGACCGGCCGGTTTGGTGATAGACGGGATATTAGCCTTGGATGCCGGCGGATTGGCATCCGGCCTTACGCTTGAAGAACAACTTGCCCTTAAAGCAGTGCTGATTACTCATCAGCATTACGACCACATTAAAGACTTGCCGCTTCTGGGAATGAACCATCTTCTAAACCGCAGTTCGTTTGATGTTTACTGCCTGCCCGAAACAGGCGATATTATTTCTCGCTATTTAATGGACGGCACCCTCTATTCCAGATTTTTGGAAAAAGGCCAAAGAGAAAAAGCGGTCATTGAACTCAACACGATTGAACCGGATAAAGTTAGGCAAATTGAAGGCTACTCTGTGACCCCGATAACGGTGCCTCACGGCGTTCCCGCTGTCGGATATCTGGTATCCGCCGCAAGCGGGCAATCATTTTTTTATACCGGTGACAGCGGTCCGGGGCTTGCCAATAAATTAAAGGATTATTCGTTTGATTTACTGATTACCGAAGTCACCGCTTCCGACGAGTATATTGAAACATGCCGCAAGAGAGGGCATCTTTGCCCATCGCTTCTTAGGGAAGAGCTTATAACATATACAAAGCTCAGAAGTTCTATTCCTAAAGTGATGACGGTCCATATGAATATTTTCCAAGAAGAACAAATCCGTAACGAACTAAAAAAAGTGTCCGAAGAGCTGGGGGTTTTAATTGAACCGGCTTGCGAAGATATGATTGCGGAAATTTAA
- a CDS encoding nitroreductase family protein → MHVFEAAVNRRSIRIFKNNPIDFNILERCVDAARLAPSAMNSQLCEYVIVDDAQTRSEILDSIAYWGGVPKPAEGWTAGKKPLAYIVVLINLDREKEYGCGRSNAFIDIGLALGNMTLVAWEEGIGTCVMTGIDKERIGKIVNATDRYEAAVLLSLGYPDEEVVLEKSDGSIKRWVDEEGVRHVPKRKLEDVIHRNRIEY, encoded by the coding sequence ATGCATGTATTTGAGGCTGCCGTTAACAGGCGTTCGATAAGAATATTTAAAAATAATCCGATTGATTTTAATATTTTGGAAAGGTGCGTTGATGCGGCTCGGCTGGCTCCCTCAGCAATGAACAGCCAGCTTTGCGAATACGTAATAGTTGACGATGCGCAGACCCGCTCCGAGATATTGGATTCGATTGCTTACTGGGGAGGGGTTCCCAAACCTGCCGAGGGGTGGACTGCCGGGAAGAAGCCCTTGGCATATATCGTTGTGCTTATAAATTTGGATCGGGAAAAAGAATACGGCTGCGGCAGATCCAATGCTTTTATTGATATTGGGCTGGCGCTTGGTAATATGACTTTGGTTGCTTGGGAAGAGGGGATCGGCACTTGTGTTATGACCGGTATCGATAAAGAAAGAATCGGTAAAATTGTAAACGCCACCGATAGGTATGAAGCCGCGGTGTTGTTGTCACTGGGGTATCCGGATGAAGAAGTTGTCTTGGAAAAATCGGACGGTTCGATAAAACGCTGGGTTGACGAGGAAGGTGTGCGCCACGTGCCTAAGCGCAAGCTGGAGGATGTAATCCATCGAAACAGGATTGAATACTAA
- a CDS encoding DNA polymerase III subunit alpha, translating into MFTHLHVHSEYSLLDAMCKIPELVNRAKELGMDSLAITDHGVMHGAIQFYKAAKDAGIKPIIGCEAYVASGSRQSRTPADKQSYHLVLLAKNNTGYQNLIQLITKANMDGFYYRPRMDKEILEEHHEGLIALSACLAGEIPRLILDGRIEDAKEAALWYKKTFGDGNFYLELQRHPIPELEPVNQELIKIGKELDIPLVATNDVHYILKEEAKFQDLLTCIGTNTSVLDEKRKKMADDGFYLKSHQEMSEMFQDLPEAIENTAKIADMCNLELEFGRLHLPEVEIPDGMSPFQYLEHLCHQEMPNFYPNPTPEIEERLRYELDVIEKTQFARYFLVVWDIVKFTRENGILVNVRGSAASSIVLRCLRINDIDPIPHKLVFERFLNLERREMPDIDMDFEDKRREEVINYVSHKYGQDHVAQIITFGTLGAKAAIRDAGRALGMAYGEVDRVAKMVPFAVGMTINKALEENGEFKTIYETEPAVKNLVDYAKGVEGVARHSSTHAAGVVISKDPLTNHIPLQRISRDTDSGLVMTQYPMDDIARIGLLKMDFLGLSNLTTLGRTQQIIKENRGIDIDRYNIPMDDAKTFELLAAGETVGVFQLEGSGMRRYIKELKPTVFSDIAAMVALYRPGPMEQIPKFIRSKYGIEPITYPHPALKEFLEETYGVIVYQEQVLFIVRAFGGYSLGQADIFRKAMGKKKAEVMVKEKANFIKGAEKNGYTAEIAEKVYALIEPFAGYAFNKAHAVNYALIAYQTAYLKAHFSIEYLTALLIAADGQAEKIGVAIDECHRMGIKVLPPDINRSEVDFTIESTEDGTQAIRFGLEAIKNVGVNAVKPIIEERRANGDYKTIEDMCRRVDICGINKRVMESLIKAGAMDSFGERGTLLGNIGVIMSAAQREQQLKDSGQSTMFDLWGDTVNVPLATLELEKIEVSRKEILDWEKELLGVYLSEHPFSPFAEKAMVENTMLCGEVTEEMEGQTVVVAGMVSSVRNIVSREGKVSASVVLEDLNGKLEVMAWSRVFASTRDLWLEGNILLVDGKVKVRGDSPQLVCDHVRIYNLEDKTLAKKVVAPDFFEPSKATEETTKASGQKRRLTVKLKQSGDEAGDVKQLRDVMDILNDYPGDDSVIIVIDNGTKVFTVKMPHMHIGISSKLMSRLADKVGEERISTDDD; encoded by the coding sequence TTGTTTACCCATCTTCACGTTCATAGCGAATACAGTTTACTGGATGCAATGTGCAAAATCCCCGAACTTGTTAATCGTGCCAAAGAGTTGGGAATGGACTCTCTGGCAATTACCGATCACGGGGTTATGCACGGGGCGATTCAGTTTTATAAAGCAGCAAAAGATGCCGGCATTAAGCCGATTATCGGCTGTGAGGCGTATGTTGCTTCGGGCAGCCGCCAAAGCCGCACACCGGCCGATAAACAGAGTTACCACTTGGTACTGCTTGCCAAAAACAATACCGGTTATCAAAACCTGATACAACTGATTACCAAAGCCAACATGGACGGGTTCTATTATCGTCCGAGGATGGATAAAGAAATCCTTGAAGAACACCATGAAGGGCTGATTGCACTATCGGCTTGCCTTGCCGGTGAAATACCGCGCCTGATTTTAGACGGGCGGATTGAAGACGCCAAAGAAGCGGCGTTGTGGTATAAAAAAACATTCGGAGACGGCAATTTCTATTTGGAACTCCAACGTCACCCTATTCCCGAGTTGGAGCCGGTCAATCAGGAACTAATCAAAATCGGGAAAGAGCTTGATATTCCGCTGGTTGCCACCAACGATGTGCATTATATTTTAAAAGAAGAAGCCAAATTTCAAGATTTATTAACTTGCATCGGCACCAATACTTCCGTTTTAGATGAAAAAAGAAAGAAAATGGCCGATGACGGTTTTTATTTAAAAAGCCACCAAGAAATGTCCGAGATGTTCCAAGATTTGCCGGAGGCGATTGAAAACACCGCTAAAATCGCCGATATGTGCAATTTGGAATTGGAATTCGGTCGTTTGCATTTACCGGAAGTGGAAATCCCCGACGGGATGTCTCCGTTCCAATATTTGGAACACCTCTGTCACCAAGAAATGCCGAACTTTTATCCCAACCCGACACCTGAGATTGAAGAAAGGCTGCGCTATGAGCTGGATGTTATCGAAAAGACTCAATTTGCGCGCTACTTTTTGGTAGTTTGGGATATTGTTAAGTTTACTCGTGAAAACGGTATTTTGGTAAATGTTAGGGGCAGTGCCGCATCCAGTATAGTGCTGAGGTGTTTAAGGATTAACGATATTGACCCTATTCCGCATAAGCTTGTTTTTGAAAGGTTTTTGAATCTCGAACGGCGTGAAATGCCCGATATCGATATGGATTTTGAAGACAAGCGCCGCGAAGAGGTCATTAACTATGTATCGCATAAATACGGACAAGACCACGTTGCACAAATTATAACCTTCGGTACGTTGGGAGCCAAAGCTGCCATTCGTGATGCCGGACGTGCTTTGGGCATGGCGTACGGTGAGGTTGACCGCGTTGCCAAAATGGTGCCCTTTGCGGTTGGGATGACAATCAATAAAGCGCTGGAAGAAAACGGGGAATTCAAAACAATTTACGAAACCGAACCCGCTGTCAAAAACTTGGTTGATTACGCTAAAGGTGTTGAAGGCGTGGCGCGTCATTCCAGCACCCACGCTGCCGGTGTTGTAATTTCCAAAGATCCGCTTACAAATCATATCCCGCTGCAAAGAATCAGCCGTGATACGGATTCGGGGTTGGTAATGACCCAATATCCGATGGACGATATTGCCAGAATCGGATTGCTTAAAATGGATTTCTTGGGGCTTTCGAACCTGACGACATTGGGCAGAACGCAACAAATTATTAAAGAAAACCGCGGGATAGATATCGACCGCTATAATATCCCGATGGACGATGCCAAAACATTTGAGCTTTTGGCGGCAGGGGAAACCGTGGGGGTGTTCCAATTGGAAGGCAGCGGTATGCGGCGTTATATCAAAGAGCTTAAACCAACAGTTTTTTCCGATATTGCCGCCATGGTTGCCCTTTATCGCCCGGGGCCGATGGAACAAATTCCCAAATTTATTCGTTCCAAATACGGCATTGAGCCGATTACCTATCCGCACCCCGCTTTAAAAGAGTTTTTGGAAGAAACATACGGCGTTATTGTTTATCAAGAACAGGTGCTTTTTATTGTGCGCGCCTTCGGCGGCTACAGCTTGGGGCAGGCGGATATCTTCCGCAAGGCAATGGGTAAGAAAAAAGCCGAAGTGATGGTTAAAGAGAAAGCCAATTTCATTAAAGGCGCCGAGAAGAACGGCTATACCGCCGAGATTGCCGAAAAAGTCTATGCCTTAATTGAACCGTTTGCCGGCTATGCCTTTAACAAGGCACACGCCGTAAACTATGCCTTGATTGCCTATCAAACGGCATACCTTAAAGCCCACTTTTCGATAGAATACCTCACCGCTCTTTTAATTGCGGCGGACGGGCAAGCCGAAAAAATCGGCGTTGCGATAGACGAATGCCATCGGATGGGGATTAAAGTATTACCGCCCGATATCAATCGTTCCGAGGTGGATTTTACGATTGAAAGCACAGAGGACGGAACACAGGCCATCCGTTTCGGCTTGGAAGCCATTAAAAATGTAGGTGTAAACGCCGTTAAACCGATTATCGAAGAGAGAAGAGCCAACGGCGATTACAAAACCATTGAAGATATGTGCCGCCGGGTAGATATTTGCGGAATTAATAAAAGGGTTATGGAAAGCCTTATTAAAGCCGGAGCAATGGATTCGTTCGGCGAACGAGGTACCCTTTTAGGTAACATTGGGGTTATAATGTCGGCCGCTCAGCGTGAACAGCAATTGAAAGACAGCGGACAATCAACTATGTTTGACCTTTGGGGCGACACCGTTAATGTTCCTTTGGCAACACTTGAATTGGAAAAAATAGAAGTTTCGCGTAAAGAAATACTGGATTGGGAAAAAGAACTCTTGGGGGTTTATCTTTCCGAGCATCCGTTTAGCCCCTTTGCTGAGAAAGCAATGGTGGAAAATACGATGCTTTGCGGAGAGGTAACCGAAGAAATGGAAGGGCAAACGGTGGTAGTGGCGGGCATGGTTTCTTCCGTTCGTAATATTGTGAGCAGAGAAGGGAAGGTATCGGCCAGCGTAGTGCTTGAAGATTTGAACGGCAAACTGGAAGTTATGGCTTGGTCGCGCGTTTTTGCTTCTACCCGAGACCTATGGTTGGAAGGAAACATTCTTTTAGTGGACGGTAAAGTTAAAGTTAGGGGTGATAGCCCTCAACTGGTATGCGACCACGTACGTATTTATAACCTGGAGGACAAGACATTGGCGAAAAAAGTAGTGGCACCTGATTTTTTTGAGCCGTCAAAAGCTACTGAAGAAACGACAAAAGCATCCGGTCAAAAACGCCGTCTGACTGTTAAGCTTAAGCAGTCGGGGGACGAGGCCGGCGATGTAAAACAATTACGCGATGTGATGGATATCTTAAACGATTACCCCGGCGACGATTCCGTCATTATCGTTATTGATAACGGCACAAAAGTGTTTACCGTAAAAATGCCCCATATGCATATCGGGATATCGTCTAAGTTGATGTCGCGATTGGCTGATAAGGTAGGTGAAGAAAGAATCAGCACCGATGATGATTAA
- a CDS encoding TIGR01906 family membrane protein, with amino-acid sequence MNKLFLKYIQILARWLFILCIPVFLISGFIAVAVNSQWLYEHSFNTYGVEETTGIETVELEKAAAQIIDYFNSSNEYLAITVIKDDTDFVLFNDKEIEHMKDVKGLIRLDYRVLTFTGLFMLLFILFYFYKDRNSASRMTASAVFGGASITFGLILILGIMAVSDFNTFFTAFHLISFTNDFWLLDPNKDYLIMMFPGGFWFDAVIYIAASIAVSAVILGIGSWYYLRKTKADKAHSD; translated from the coding sequence ATGAACAAGTTGTTTTTAAAATATATTCAAATCCTTGCCCGCTGGCTTTTTATACTTTGTATCCCCGTTTTTTTAATATCCGGCTTTATCGCCGTTGCGGTTAACAGCCAGTGGCTCTATGAACACAGCTTTAATACCTACGGCGTTGAAGAAACGACCGGAATTGAAACTGTCGAGTTGGAAAAAGCGGCAGCGCAGATAATCGATTACTTTAACTCGTCGAATGAATATCTGGCAATTACCGTTATTAAAGATGATACCGATTTTGTGCTTTTTAACGATAAGGAAATCGAGCATATGAAAGACGTAAAGGGTTTGATTCGGTTGGATTACCGCGTTTTAACATTTACCGGCCTTTTTATGCTTCTGTTTATCCTTTTTTATTTTTATAAGGATAGAAACAGCGCATCCCGTATGACGGCATCGGCGGTTTTTGGCGGGGCAAGTATTACTTTTGGGCTGATTTTAATATTGGGGATAATGGCTGTTAGCGATTTTAACACCTTTTTTACCGCCTTTCATTTAATCAGTTTTACCAATGATTTCTGGCTGCTGGACCCAAATAAAGATTACCTGATAATGATGTTTCCGGGCGGCTTCTGGTTTGATGCTGTCATCTATATTGCCGCTTCAATCGCCGTAAGCGCAGTTATTCTCGGAATTGGCTCTTGGTACTATCTAAGAAAAACCAAAGCCGACAAAGCTCACAGCGATTAA
- a CDS encoding FmdB family zinc ribbon protein, translating into MPIYEYFCPLCKSKFELLRSVDQANADANCPQCQTPSSKVLSQFACYTKDSSGSGSTVGGRSCSACTSTDCGSCGK; encoded by the coding sequence ATGCCGATATACGAATACTTTTGCCCTTTATGTAAATCAAAATTTGAGCTTTTGCGTTCAGTTGATCAAGCTAATGCAGATGCGAATTGTCCTCAATGCCAAACTCCTTCTTCAAAAGTTCTTTCGCAATTTGCATGCTATACGAAGGATTCGAGCGGCAGCGGTTCTACGGTAGGCGGTAGAAGCTGTTCTGCCTGCACTTCTACCGATTGCGGATCTTGCGGCAAGTAG
- the nadE gene encoding NAD(+) synthase, whose product MDTQQTADKLTSWIKEKVTDAGLRGVVFGMSGGIDSSVVAALSKRAFPDTALGLVMPCHSIEQDALDAMAMSDKFAIKTTKVALDSIYDSLVQILSAGLEAPLSKLTQSNIKSRLRMITLYSFANQLGYIVVGTSNKSELSTGYFTKYGDSGIDILPLGNLVKTQVRELAEYLGVPERIITKPPSAGFWQGQTDETDMGLTYQEIDEYLVSGAGSDAVREKIEEMFAISAHKRKTPPIPDF is encoded by the coding sequence ATGGACACACAACAAACGGCTGATAAGCTAACAAGCTGGATAAAAGAAAAAGTAACCGACGCCGGCTTGCGCGGAGTGGTATTCGGAATGAGCGGCGGGATTGATTCGTCCGTAGTTGCCGCCTTATCTAAGAGGGCCTTCCCGGACACCGCTTTGGGGCTTGTCATGCCTTGCCACAGTATTGAACAAGATGCCTTGGATGCAATGGCAATGTCCGATAAATTTGCGATTAAAACCACAAAAGTGGCACTGGACAGCATCTATGACAGCCTTGTACAAATACTGTCAGCCGGTTTAGAGGCACCGCTTTCAAAGTTAACGCAGTCCAATATTAAATCGAGGCTGCGGATGATAACGTTGTACTCTTTTGCCAACCAGCTCGGTTATATCGTCGTCGGCACCAGCAATAAAAGCGAACTTTCCACCGGCTACTTTACCAAATACGGCGACAGCGGGATTGATATATTACCGCTCGGTAATTTGGTTAAGACTCAGGTCAGGGAGCTTGCGGAATATTTAGGAGTTCCCGAGAGGATTATCACAAAACCGCCCTCGGCAGGGTTCTGGCAGGGGCAAACCGATGAAACCGATATGGGATTAACGTACCAGGAAATTGATGAATACTTGGTTAGCGGAGCCGGTTCTGATGCAGTTAGAGAAAAGATAGAGGAAATGTTTGCCATCAGCGCCCATAAACGCAAAACCCCGCCCATCCCCGATTTTTAA
- a CDS encoding FecR domain-containing protein, with protein sequence MKKSLFHDRLLLRCLLSTVAILLIALPVNILQPQHVSAAGGTFPAAPFNGMQITYDISGATVTDTADVEGFTTSRTLQGKLGTGQLTVSGSAKMGNGYYADITATVSCDGKTDQFAANIPSGFPDFNEESFNISVPIPKGATSGSFSINMVGHYNAGTRGLVVKGTFTSDTATGITTSAQATTQIQEDPPPGPLAGKLPTPEGTESHRGYIEEIIGGPIYVSADSPLLPPSQRTWVKFMPGDKNILLFANWTVRTPSGAETVIKFTTGAVSRQKERSWFDVVPKVPVTTPTLVVWGRLLDGVANFYFPRGKAGAEKYEIAVNRIHTGIKGTNFIIEATEQTEVVKVIEGTVEVVFDKTGESKTLGAGQQISATEAGLGSVSSFDIEAEKAKWGSFYADLESGSSAWVWIIIVILLLAVIALSLFIFFGRRNRVPVWQQSSQFPQTYYQPVSRFCENCGSPLVINSNFCENCGQRRYPG encoded by the coding sequence ATGAAAAAATCTCTGTTTCATGATAGACTACTACTTCGCTGTCTTCTATCTACTGTTGCAATTCTACTAATTGCGCTACCCGTCAATATACTGCAACCGCAGCATGTTTCCGCAGCGGGAGGAACCTTTCCGGCGGCGCCTTTTAACGGTATGCAGATTACCTATGATATCTCCGGGGCTACCGTTACGGATACGGCGGACGTAGAGGGTTTCACAACTTCCAGAACCTTGCAGGGGAAACTGGGAACCGGGCAATTAACCGTATCGGGTTCAGCAAAAATGGGGAACGGCTACTATGCCGATATTACCGCTACCGTATCGTGCGATGGAAAAACAGACCAATTTGCTGCCAATATCCCGAGCGGATTCCCCGATTTCAATGAAGAATCTTTTAATATTTCGGTTCCAATTCCCAAAGGCGCAACCAGCGGCAGCTTTTCGATAAATATGGTCGGCCATTATAACGCCGGTACCCGCGGACTGGTTGTTAAAGGAACCTTCACTTCCGATACCGCTACCGGCATTACCACCTCGGCACAGGCAACCACTCAGATTCAAGAGGACCCGCCGCCGGGGCCGCTTGCAGGGAAACTCCCCACCCCCGAAGGGACAGAGAGCCATCGCGGATATATCGAAGAAATTATCGGGGGGCCGATTTACGTATCAGCGGATTCCCCGCTGCTTCCGCCGTCTCAGAGAACATGGGTTAAGTTTATGCCGGGAGATAAGAACATTTTACTGTTTGCAAATTGGACTGTCAGAACCCCTTCAGGTGCGGAAACAGTAATAAAATTTACAACCGGTGCCGTAAGCAGGCAAAAAGAAAGGAGCTGGTTCGATGTAGTGCCTAAAGTTCCGGTAACAACCCCTACTTTAGTGGTATGGGGCAGATTATTGGACGGCGTTGCCAATTTCTATTTTCCAAGGGGTAAAGCCGGGGCGGAGAAATACGAAATAGCTGTAAACCGCATCCATACCGGTATTAAAGGTACAAATTTTATTATCGAAGCAACGGAGCAGACGGAGGTGGTTAAAGTTATCGAGGGCACTGTTGAAGTGGTATTCGATAAAACCGGTGAGAGTAAAACATTGGGAGCCGGACAGCAAATATCGGCCACAGAAGCCGGACTCGGCAGTGTTTCCAGCTTCGATATAGAAGCGGAAAAAGCAAAGTGGGGCAGTTTTTACGCCGATCTTGAATCGGGCTCCTCTGCATGGGTCTGGATTATTATCGTAATTTTATTGCTGGCAGTCATTGCTTTATCCTTATTTATTTTCTTCGGCAGGAGAAACAGGGTGCCGGTTTGGCAGCAGAGCAGTCAATTCCCACAAACATATTATCAGCCTGTTTCGAGGTTCTGCGAAAATTGCGGCAGCCCGTTAGTGATAAACAGTAATTTCTGTGAAAATTGCGGACAAAGGAGATACCCGGGATAA
- a CDS encoding archease yields MKRFELFEHTADTGFIAYGRTLAEAFSNAALAMFSVMADLDEFGKKETVTVEVCENDLEILLVEWLNSLLFYFDTQGIVFTEFNVISISKNCLKAECRGEKYNPNRHSLKLGVKSATYHMLKVDTVNNTVRVILDI; encoded by the coding sequence ATGAAACGTTTTGAATTATTTGAACACACTGCGGATACCGGCTTTATTGCCTACGGCCGCACTTTAGCCGAAGCCTTTTCCAATGCGGCTTTAGCAATGTTTTCGGTCATGGCCGATTTAGACGAGTTTGGCAAAAAAGAAACCGTTACCGTTGAAGTGTGTGAAAACGACCTTGAAATACTCCTTGTTGAGTGGTTAAACAGTCTACTTTTTTACTTTGATACTCAGGGAATTGTCTTTACCGAGTTCAATGTCATCTCGATTAGCAAAAATTGCTTAAAGGCCGAGTGCCGCGGCGAAAAATACAACCCCAATCGGCACAGTCTTAAATTAGGGGTAAAATCCGCCACTTATCATATGTTAAAAGTGGATACGGTAAACAACACAGTTCGTGTCATTCTTGATATTTAG
- a CDS encoding RtcB family protein — protein MKMFEKIDDYRWLIPQSYKKGMRVPGLIYANESMLKDIAGDQSPEQVANVAFLPGIVKYSLAMPDIHLGYGFPIGGVAATRLSDGVISPGGVGFDINCGVRLLRTNLNYDQVYPKIKELMDSLYKNVPSGLGSQGRIRLKKNEIEDVMANGSRWAVKNGYGTSGDLETTEENGQMAGANPDNVSVRAKERGAPQIGTLGSGNHFIEVAVVDRIFEPEIAKGMGITQTNQVMLLIHCGSRGLGHQIAGDYTKEMANAMSKYGIYVPDRQLACCPIDSPEGRAYLSAMRCAANFAWANRQCIAHWARESFCEALGMGEGEIGLTGVYDVSHNIAKMEKHIVDGKQETLCVHRKGATRAFPAGHPDLPAKYQKIGQPVLIPGDMGTFSYILTGTEKGMRETFGSVCHGAGRAKSRAAAKQSIRGKAVMAELAKRGIVIRAGSISALAEEAPESYKDVTEVVEVVQNAGISKIIARTRPLGVVKG, from the coding sequence ATGAAAATGTTTGAAAAAATCGATGATTATCGTTGGCTTATCCCCCAAAGCTATAAAAAAGGGATGCGCGTCCCCGGGCTTATCTACGCTAACGAATCAATGCTTAAAGATATTGCCGGTGACCAATCGCCGGAGCAAGTGGCAAACGTTGCCTTTTTACCGGGGATTGTAAAATACTCGCTGGCAATGCCCGATATCCATTTGGGATACGGCTTTCCCATCGGCGGCGTTGCCGCAACAAGGCTCTCCGACGGAGTAATTTCGCCCGGCGGGGTCGGTTTTGATATTAATTGCGGGGTTAGATTATTGCGCACCAATCTCAATTACGATCAGGTTTATCCCAAAATCAAAGAACTGATGGATTCTCTTTATAAGAATGTGCCTTCCGGATTAGGTTCGCAAGGGAGGATTCGCCTTAAAAAGAACGAAATAGAAGATGTGATGGCGAACGGCTCGCGCTGGGCGGTAAAAAACGGATACGGAACATCCGGCGACCTTGAAACAACCGAAGAAAACGGGCAAATGGCAGGTGCTAACCCCGATAATGTAAGCGTCCGCGCCAAAGAAAGGGGGGCGCCTCAAATCGGAACTTTGGGCTCCGGTAACCACTTCATTGAGGTTGCCGTCGTTGATCGTATTTTTGAACCCGAGATTGCCAAAGGAATGGGGATTACTCAGACAAATCAGGTAATGCTTTTAATCCATTGCGGCTCGCGCGGGTTGGGGCATCAGATTGCCGGTGACTATACCAAGGAAATGGCTAATGCGATGTCCAAATACGGAATATATGTTCCCGACAGGCAACTGGCTTGTTGTCCGATTGATTCGCCCGAAGGGCGCGCATATCTGTCGGCAATGCGCTGTGCCGCTAATTTCGCCTGGGCTAACCGCCAGTGTATTGCCCACTGGGCGCGGGAATCCTTCTGCGAAGCCCTTGGCATGGGCGAGGGTGAAATCGGGCTGACAGGCGTTTATGACGTGTCTCACAACATCGCCAAGATGGAGAAGCATATTGTTGACGGCAAGCAAGAAACTCTTTGCGTCCACCGCAAAGGGGCAACCCGTGCTTTCCCCGCCGGACACCCCGACTTACCGGCAAAATATCAAAAGATAGGCCAGCCGGTTTTAATCCCCGGTGACATGGGCACTTTTTCATACATACTGACCGGAACCGAAAAGGGGATGCGGGAGACCTTTGGGTCCGTATGCCACGGAGCGGGGCGTGCAAAGAGCCGGGCCGCCGCCAAGCAAAGCATCAGAGGTAAAGCGGTAATGGCAGAACTGGCAAAACGCGGAATTGTTATTAGAGCCGGCAGTATATCCGCTTTGGCGGAAGAAGCACCCGAATCTTACAAAGACGTTACCGAAGTTGTTGAAGTGGTTCAAAATGCCGGTATTTCCAAAATCATTGCCCGCACGCGGCCGTTGGGGGTAGTAAAAGGATAG
- a CDS encoding DMT family transporter — MFKGWKKSHKLAIIALIFITVIWGWSFIIVKQAVARMPVMDFLALRFAVAAIVMIVIRPRSIRSLNKPVMSHGLILGIFLGASYITQTYALVYSTATVVGFITGLSIILTPFFAWLWMKQKITGNVWIAVVLSFAGLALISYNGLGIGTGELLTIVCAFTLALYVVGLGKWSPQHDSYNLTTVQMLTMAVILLLFTVPTGLVIPTDPQVWFVIIVTGVVATSLAFFIQTWAQSLITPTHTAVILTLEPLFAGMFGVLIGNEPLTVKIVLGAALMLAAMYLVQLKSSKVYKKLPS; from the coding sequence ATGTTTAAAGGTTGGAAAAAATCTCATAAATTAGCGATTATCGCCCTTATTTTTATTACCGTTATTTGGGGTTGGTCGTTTATTATCGTTAAACAAGCCGTAGCCCGAATGCCGGTAATGGACTTTTTGGCACTGCGTTTTGCGGTGGCGGCAATTGTAATGATTGTTATTCGTCCGCGAAGTATCCGCTCGCTTAATAAGCCGGTGATGTCGCACGGTTTAATCCTGGGCATATTTTTAGGCGCCAGTTATATTACCCAGACATATGCCCTTGTTTATTCCACGGCTACCGTTGTTGGATTTATTACCGGGCTGTCAATTATTTTAACCCCGTTTTTTGCTTGGCTTTGGATGAAGCAAAAGATAACCGGAAATGTTTGGATAGCGGTAGTGTTATCGTTTGCGGGCCTCGCTCTTATAAGCTACAACGGATTGGGAATCGGTACGGGAGAGCTCCTCACAATCGTCTGTGCTTTTACGCTGGCGCTTTATGTCGTGGGGCTGGGAAAGTGGTCTCCGCAGCATGATTCCTACAACCTTACAACCGTTCAAATGCTGACGATGGCTGTAATTTTGCTGCTTTTTACCGTCCCGACCGGTCTTGTTATCCCTACCGATCCGCAGGTATGGTTTGTGATTATTGTAACCGGCGTTGTTGCGACATCGCTGGCTTTCTTTATTCAAACTTGGGCGCAATCCCTGATTACCCCCACCCATACGGCGGTCATCTTAACGCTTGAACCTTTGTTTGCCGGAATGTTCGGGGTTTTAATCGGTAACGAACCGCTTACGGTAAAGATTGTTTTGGGGGCGGCGCTGATGCTGGCGGCAATGTATCTGGTGCAGTTGAAGTCATCGAAGGTTTACAAAAAACTGCCATCTTAG